Part of the Paenibacillus antri genome is shown below.
GCGAAAAGAATGAAACTCGAAAAGAAACCGACGAAAGCCTGGGATTCGACTCCGGCCGAGATCCGCCCGGGCGACGAGGATGCGGCGAAGGCGAATGCGGAGATGGAACGCCGCTTCTATGGACGTACGGATGGCGAGACTCCGGCGGAGGCGGTGGACTTCGCCGAGTTGTTTCGGAACGAGAGTTAAGGGGCAAGCTAACGTCATCCTACGGATGCGGGGTGAGACGAATGACAGACGCGAAGAAACAAGAACGGCAATTGCCGATCGGCAAAAACGAGGACGTAGAATTTTCCCGGGAGCTGGCGGACGAAGACGATCTGGAAGCTTTGGAGCGGATGCACGCCGCCGACCGGAGGCAGGAATAGGAGCGAATGCAACGATGGTAAGGCATATTCAGGCGTATTTCAACGAGGAGGACGACGCGGAAGCGGCCGCGACCGATTTACGGGCGCTTGGCGCGATCGAAGTGACCGCGGACCGAACGCCCGGTGACCTGAACGGTCGATTTCCGGCGGACACGGCGGCCGTCATTCCGATGATCCCTCAAAATCAAGGCTCGATGGTAGGGGCCTCATATATGGGGCAGCCGAATAACGTGCTCTTGCCCGGACTCATGTTCAGGGGCGGCTTGCTGCCCGACGGACTATCCCGCGAAGACGGCGGGCAGCCGGTCGTGACGGCCGTCGTCGAGGATCGCCAGTACGATAAGGCCGTCGAAGCGATCGAGCGTCGCGGAGGAAAGATCGGGTAAGGAAGGAGGGAGAACGATGGAAAAGAATATTCTGGCGTATTTCAAGTCGCCGGAAGAGGCGGAAGGCGCCGCGCAAAAGCTTCATGCGCTTCGCGCGATCGATGTCAGTATCGACCGGATATCGAAATATCCGGGCGGCGGCGGCGGAGCCCATGCCGAAAATCCGGTTTCGGGCGACTTCGGGAGCTTGGCTGCTTTGACGCTTGGGGCGGACGTCGGCGGCAACAGTCCAGGCATCTTATTGTCGGCGGGCACCGACGCGAGCGGGATGAGCGACGGCGGTCAGGGCGGCCCTACCGGACGGGACGTGCTTCTGACAGCCGTCGTGGACGAGGGCGTGCACCGCCAAGCGTTGAGCGTTATCGAGCAAGCCGGCGGAGCGGTGTAATATTTGACGAAGGAACGCGCAGGAGAGGATGATCTCCTGCGTTTTTTTATTTTCAATGGAAACTGGTAACAATTTTTACATATCGCTGGTGAAACTTTTCTCGTTGGCTTGCGTCTATTTGTGGTGTGAGAAACACGAGGGAGAGAGATACATGGTGAAGAAGACGGTAGGAATGGCACTTGTAATTTCGATGTTGTTCGGGTTGTTGGGAGCAACCGCATCCGCGGCGCCTACGGCAGCGATGAAGGTGTGGTTGTACGTCAATAAGCCCGAGGCGTTCGTTAACGGCCAGCAGACGCTGCTGACGTCGCCTGCGACGGTGTCGCCGAACGGCAAGATGTACGTGCCGGTGAAGTTTTTGGGCGATACGTTCGGGCTGCCGGTCGTATTCGACGGGCTGACGAATACGATCGCGGTTACGGCCGGGAAGACGAACGTTGCGATCGACCTGACGGCGCGCACCGCATTGATCGACGGTATGCCGGGGCCGATGGAGCCGACGTTCCTCATTAGCAAGGAAGGCAAGCTGATGGCGCAGCTGACATGGTTTATGGACCGGATCGGCGCGAAATACGAGTATGACGGCACATTGAATCGGGTCGAGGTTCTCTATGCGCCATGGAGCCCGGAGCTGCCTTCCTCGGTGAACGGCAAGCCGATCGCGAAGTTTACGTTCGGCAAGGATACGTATAAGATGGGCGAGCTCGTGAAGTATATCGACCTCAGCTACGATGTGGAAGGGGACGGCATCCAGTTCGCCTCCTGGAAGAACAAGCAGGACGCGTTCTTCACCCCAGGCACGCATGAGGTGTCGATGCAGGTGACGGACAGCCAAGGGAACGTCAGCGAATGGTTCACGAAGAACATTACGATTACGAACGAGACCATGTATGATAGAGTCGCCTTCCAGATGCAGCACGCGAAGCTGCAGTCGTTCGTGAAGCTGGAGAAGACGGACATCGCGAAGCATATCACAAGCGCGACGAAGCTCCCGGTCGCTTCCGTACGCGACGAATCGCGCGAGCTGCTCGTCAGCGATAGTCCCGAGAACATCGTCGAGTACGGTGTATTGTACCGAGATCAGGTCGAGGGCAAGGCGAGATTGTACGCGAATCATATTAACGAGATGGACGCCGACGTCCAATTCGCCATTATCGCAACGAACCATGGAACGGAACCGGTTACGATCGAGACGACGCGGCA
Proteins encoded:
- a CDS encoding stalk domain-containing protein; this translates as MVKKTVGMALVISMLFGLLGATASAAPTAAMKVWLYVNKPEAFVNGQQTLLTSPATVSPNGKMYVPVKFLGDTFGLPVVFDGLTNTIAVTAGKTNVAIDLTARTALIDGMPGPMEPTFLISKEGKLMAQLTWFMDRIGAKYEYDGTLNRVEVLYAPWSPELPSSVNGKPIAKFTFGKDTYKMGELVKYIDLSYDVEGDGIQFASWKNKQDAFFTPGTHEVSMQVTDSQGNVSEWFTKNITITNETMYDRVAFQMQHAKLQSFVKLEKTDIAKHITSATKLPVASVRDESRELLVSDSPENIVEYGVLYRDQVEGKARLYANHINEMDADVQFAIIATNHGTEPVTIETTRQGEVYPSTFINLIGYQASVDFLVGDANKPTITVEPGESKAYAYLPKLTKGQGINLMYDVETSDELTFTFAAMLPGEPMEAALGYKELPYDRHVRGSFPVSEVRWETDASTISGAKKFTIGDNVDDKYVQGYDVFRQQTVENYGNYGVVYNIRVKNPGKSALVMLARGGIYKGPLKINGEMVLAPASGVITALDGVFMLYRTTGNEPYLDIELTPPAGSYLPVDLVLYPLN
- a CDS encoding YfhD family protein; this encodes MTDAKKQERQLPIGKNEDVEFSRELADEDDLEALERMHAADRRQE